The nucleotide window GAAGGTCTTTTTGATCAAGTTGATAGAGTATTATTTGATTTAATAAACAATCCCTATAGCAGACGTATTATGACCAATCTATACAATCATGAGGATTTGCATGAAATGAATTTATATCCTTGTGCCTATAGTATGACGTTCAATGTAGTAGATAATAAGCTTAGTGGAATATTAAACCAAAGATCTAATGATATATTAGTAGCCAATAACTGGAATGTTGTCCAATATGCGATTTTGCTTCATATGTTTGCACAAGTTTCAGGCCTTGAAGTAGGAGAGCTCGTACATGTTATAGCAGATGCGCACATCTATGACAGACATATACCAATTGTCAAGGAATTAATCGTTAGAGAGACTTATGAGGCACCTAGACTGATTATCAATAAAGAAATTAAGAGTTTTTATGATTTTACCGTAGATGATTTTACATTAGAGGGATACAAAGCAGGAGATCAGATTAAAAAAATACCTGTTGCAGTATAATTGACAATATAAGCTTGAAAGAATGGTGATATGGCTTGAATTTTATTGTGGTTGTTGATCAGAATTATGGAATAGGGTACAAAGACAAGTTATTAACCCATATACCTGAGGATCTAAAGTATTTTAAGAAAATGACGCTAGGTAAAGTAATTATTATGGGTCGAACAACGCTTGAAGCTTTACCGGGTGGTAAGACATTACCAGGTAGAACAACGATTGTAATAACAAATAATCTAGATTATCATTTTAAGGGTGTAGTTGTTGCCCATGGATTAGAGGAACTTTTTGAAATTTTAAAGCCCTATCGAGATGAAGATATATTTGTAGCTGGTGGTGAGACGATTTATAATCTTCTATTACCATATTGTGAATACGGATATGTTACACATATAAAGGCAGAGTTTGAAGCAGATAAACATCTGGCTTGCATAGAACAGCTTGCTGAGTGGGAAAAGATATGGGATAGTGAAGAAAGTAGTCATAATGGGATCTTTTTTAGTTTCCATAAGTATATCAATCATCAGGTTGTAGATTGGCGAAAATTTTAAGTTTTACAAAATATAGATCCCATCTCATTTTGGAGTTAATCAATCCAAGGTGAGATGCGATCTTCTTATTTAACGAGCTGTTTTTCTATGCTTGGTTTTCTTCAATGAATTTCTGTAATTTCGCTGCCTGAATACCTTCTGTTTCTGCACAGGATTGAAAGAATTCTTTGATTTCCTCATCTTGTATATCATTTGCATAGTTTTTAAAATCTCTAACTTGTTCTTGCGTATCTAGCAATGCTTTTTTTAAACGATCCAATGTAGATAATTGCATTTGTAATCCTCCTAATATAAGAAAATCGGCTGAGCTAAGTTAAATTCTCGTTACCTATCTGCCGCTTTTCCAATTGTTTATGCAGAACTTTCTTGCGTAATAAAACCTAAAACATATGGCTACTAACTTTCACTTACATTATTTCATTTTACTTGGTGAAGGCCATGTCGTGAAAGTTTCTTAATGAATAATAAATTCATAAGCTTATTATGTATGAAAATTCAGGGTACTATTCATAATTAACAGTTAAAAACTTTCGTTTACATTATTTCATTTTACTTGGTGAAGGCCATGTCATGAAAGTTTATTAGTATATAAAATAATAAAAAAGTATAGACAATAACTTCCTATTATTTTATAATTATTTCAAGGGGAAAACTAAATATAAGGGGGAGTTCAAAACATGAGATATAGGCCAGAGGGGGCCGTATCTATCTTTCTGTGTGGTGTGCTTTTAGTACTCATTGTGTTTTCATGCACTATAATTGATGTAACTAGAATTCATATTGCGCAAGGTCAGGCAGAACGTGCACTTCTAAATGCAAGTCATTCTATTCTAGCTTCTTATGATTCACAGTTACAAAGTCAATATGGTATTTTCGCAAGAGATTTCTCTTCTAAAGCAACAATTCAAAATGATCTTTATCATTACATCCAACCTTCACTAAATCCCAATTCCATTGAAGAAGTATCAAAATCCACCAAGGAAAGCCATTATTTATTTAAGTACGATATCAACATAATGGATATACCTAATAGCTATTCAATCATCAATACTAAATATATTAAACTTCAGGTTCTAGAATTTATGAAATTCAGAGCACCTTTTATTGTTCTGGAGCCCTTTCTTGAAAAAATGGGCATTATGAGCAAGGCGTCTAAGACAACAGAAATTATTGCCCAAAAAAACGAGGTAGTTTCTGAGGTTCAGTCACTTCAAAATAGCTTTATCAAGCTTGAAATGTTAATAGATGGAATTATGATAGATAAGGATAAGGGAACTATTATTACTGATGAAGAAGGTAATCCAACGCTTAGCCCAAACTACATTAAAAAAGCCATTACTTCAGATACATATACTTCCCCAATCTATTCTGAAAAAGAAATACCACTTGAAAGCTATAGGAATTTACTAAACCAAAATATCTGGAAGCTAGATGAGACAATAAATACTTATAAAAATGATCTTTTAGGATGTGAAGCTTCGATAAAGGATGCTTTTACTTCCCTAAGGACGATTGAAGCACTTGAGAAATATAAACAAGAGGTTGAAAGCATTTTAGCAAGCCTTCCAATTGACGCAGAAAGCTATGGGTTACAAGCTTTTGAACTACAGATAGAAATAAGTCAAATCATACTTCAAATTCAAGAGGAAGAGGAGAAAATGAAAGCAGCTGTGGCGCTTTTTCATTCACTGGACGAGGATATTTATTTAACGCAGCTTCCTAAGATAAAGCTTCTAATAGATGAATATATTCCTTCTGAAAAATATGGTAACAAAGGACTTTTAGAAGAGGCATTGGTAGAAATAGAAATAATCAAAGCGCAAACTCCTGTTGTGGCTGAAAAAATTGGTGCCTTTAAGATTGTGTTAGAAAACAAAGAAGGGAACTACATTACAGATACATGTAAAAGTATAAAAGAGGAAGTGAAAGGTTATGAAAAGCTACTTGGTATAAATGCGGAAAAGGAAGTTACAGTTGTCAACGATATTCTTGCAATGGAAGAAGTTATGGAAGAGAATATTGCAGTCTTAAAACAAATCGAGGAGAATGTTTTAGTTACCCAAAGCAGTAGAGAGATCATGATTGGGCAGTGGTGGAAACAAAACAGCATAGTAAATGAAAATGCAGAAAAGTTACTTGCTCTTTTTAAAGAGGATTTCATTGCAAATATTCATACACCCTATACAAGTAATCCGCAGACAGAGGTTTTAAAAAACCTGGATGAAATAGAAGTTAAACTAGATCATTATAATAGAGGGTTCTATTTTGACTATACTTCAATTAGCACTGAGGTTAAGTCGGATTTTGACTTCTCTAGTTTTGTTGAAAGAGCAAAGGGACTTTTTCCACAAATTAAGTTACCAAATCTGGAGCTTAGTATTTCGGATGACAGTCTACCTTCACTAAGTAAGGGGATTGCTCCATCAACAGAGGAAGACAAGCCACAAACAATTGATATTTCAGCAAGCAATCATTTTTTAGATATACTTAAAAAAATGGGTGGAGATCTAATAGAACGATTTACCGATTTGAGAAATGCAGTTTACATAAATGAATACATTATTGGTATGTTTAGCTGTGCTACCAATCATCACAAGGATGAAAAAGGGTTAGCGGTAGAAGCTTTGACATTAAATAATTATCCGAAATCCAAACATTATTTAAATTATGAAGTTGAGTATGTTCTTTTTGGACAATCCGTTGATTATGCGAACTTATTGGCTACTTGTGGAATCATATTTGCACTAAGAATCGCACTAAATACGATTTCACTATTGTCAGACATGGATAAGATGAAAGCGATTACAAATACAGCGAATGCGATTGCTGGATGGTGGAGCCTAGGAATTGGAAGTATTGTTGTTACGGTAGTTTTGACATTAGTATGGGCGATGATAGAGTCAGTTTCAGATGTCCAGAAGCTATTGTCTGGAGAGCGGGTTCCAATCATTAAAAATTCTGATACTTGGGAGACGGATATTTTAAGTGGAATAACAAACGTGGTGAGCGAGACGGCAGAGGATGCCGCTCAGGTCGAAGAAAAAGGTTATTTACCTAGTCTAGGGTATGAAGATTATTTTAAGATTAATGTTACTAGGGGGGGTGGTAAAGGAAGATACGAAATTACTTAGAATATTAGATTTAATTCAACTTAATATTTCGAAGGAAAGAGGAGAAACCATACTATTGGAAAATTATGTTTCTGCATTTGAATCAGAAGCGGATTTTGAAGTGAACTTTATCTTTTTTAAATTACCCTTTATGTCTAGGAGGGCAAAAGAATTAGGTTCTAATTTTAGCTTTAGTAAAAAAGTTAAGGTATCTTATTAAGGAGGGATTATGAAAAAACTTAAAGGCTCATTGACGATTGAAGCAGCACTCGTATTTCCAATGTTTTTGATGGTTGTTTTTTCGGTAATTTATTTTATTAAAATAATCTATATTTATGAACAAATCCAGTTTGCGATCACTGAAGTGGCAAACCAAATAGCGGTAGGAGCATATATATTAGATGATGCAGGTATCCTTGATTTACAACAAGAAACTTATAATCAGGCGAAGGGTAATGTAGAATCAGCAACAGGATCAGTTGAAGATGTGCTTCAAGAATTAGAGGGTTTGACCCAATTTAAAGTAACGAAACAAGCAGGAGGCAATTTAGTTTCTTCGACTAACAGTGAGGAAGGAGGCTCTTGGAGCGAAAAACTCAACAACGTATCAAAGGAGATTTCTTCTATTAAGAATCAAATTGAAGAAAGAATTACTGGAATTTACAATGTTGTAACTGAAGCCGTTGAATGTATTCAAATTCTTACGGAAGATTCAAAACAAATGATTGTATCCATGGGGGTCGTCCCTGGTATGGAGATTGTCAACAATGCGATCGGTTCAAAGGTAACAAACACTTTGTTTAATCAATACATAACAGAAAATGATTATATCAATTGGGGAATTATAAATGAGGAAAAAGGGATGGATTTTACGGGGTCACAATTTTTCCTAAAAGATGAGGATGTATG belongs to Firmicutes bacterium HGW-Firmicutes-1 and includes:
- the thyA gene encoding thymidylate synthase, encoding MSLADKIFINMCKDIIDYGYSSEGQQVRPKWSDGAMAHTIKKFAVVNRYDLSCEFPMLTLRPTNLKAAIDEILWIWQKKSNNIKDLNSHIWDSWADEGGSIGKAYGYQLGVKHKYSEGLFDQVDRVLFDLINNPYSRRIMTNLYNHEDLHEMNLYPCAYSMTFNVVDNKLSGILNQRSNDILVANNWNVVQYAILLHMFAQVSGLEVGELVHVIADAHIYDRHIPIVKELIVRETYEAPRLIINKEIKSFYDFTVDDFTLEGYKAGDQIKKIPVAV
- a CDS encoding diacylglycerol kinase, with protein sequence MNFIVVVDQNYGIGYKDKLLTHIPEDLKYFKKMTLGKVIIMGRTTLEALPGGKTLPGRTTIVITNNLDYHFKGVVVAHGLEELFEILKPYRDEDIFVAGGETIYNLLLPYCEYGYVTHIKAEFEADKHLACIEQLAEWEKIWDSEESSHNGIFFSFHKYINHQVVDWRKF